Genomic window (Methanobrevibacter sp.):
AAAAGTTACCGTCGCTCCGAAAATTTTAACATTTGACTTGCTGGATCTGGGTTCATTTTTACTGGATGAATTCTAAACATTAAGTCAAGTTTTCATTCTTTTTTTGTTGTGATTTGAACAAAAATGTGTTAATTTCACAAAATACTATTATAATTTTCACTAAAAAAAATTAAATCTGCACATTAATATACAAAAAAATTGTATAGAACTCCTATTCCAACTATTTTTTCAAAATCTTTATATACTACCAGATTATAAATATAAAAGCATTGGAATGATATTTCCGACGATGCTAATTAATCATATTAACTTGGAGCCTGATTCGATGAGCGATATTCCAGAAGAAAAAATTGAAAAAATAACTGAAAAAATGAGAGAGGATAATATCAAATTTATCCGACTGCAATTTGTTGATATAAACGGTACTGTAAAAAACATCGTTATTCCATTTAAACCTGGCGATGATCTTAATGAATTGTTCAACGAAGGTATGTTGTTTGACGGCTCATCCATTGCAGGATTTGTTGGAGTAAACGACAGTGATTTAGTTTTAAAACCGGACATCAACACCTACTCAAGACTTTCATGGAAACCTGAAGAATCTGCAACCTGCAGATTCATTTGTGATGTTTGGACTCCTGAAAAGAAACCATTTGCAGGAGACCCGAGAGGAGTGCTTAAAAAATCATTGTCCCATATTGCAAAAAGAGGGTTGAAATACAATATCGGTCCTGAACCGGAATTCTTTATTGTGGACATTGATGAAAACGGATATCCTCTGCCTTACGACGAAGCAGGATACTTTGATGTAGAGCCTCTCGATAAAGGACCTGATTTCAGAAGAGAGTTAACCTTAAACCTGGAAGATTTGGACTTTGAAGTTGAAGCTTCCCACCACGAAGTGGCACCAGGTCAGAACGAAATTGCATTTAAATTTAAAGACGCACTAAAAACTGCTGATGCAGTAATTACATTCAAGCAAGCTATCAAGGCCATTGTAGACAATATGGCTACTTTTGACCAGTTGGATTACAGAGTAACATTTATGCCAAAACCCTTCTTCGGAGTAAGCGGAAGTGGAATGCACTGTCACCAGTCTGTTTTTAAAGGAGACAAAAACCTATTTTCAGACCCTGATTCTGAAACAGGACTTTCAAAAGATGCCATTCACTTTATGGGAGGACTTCTAAAACATGCCCCTGCAATTACCGCAATTACCAATCCTATCGTAAATTCATACAAGCGTTTAGTGCCTGGTTATGAAGCGCCGGTTTACAGAGCATACGGTTTTAGAAACAGATCAGCTTTAATCAGAGTTCCTGCAGCGAGAGGTAAAGCAACACGTATTGAGTACAGGTCCCCGGACCCTGCATGTAACCCTTACCTTGCATTTACAGTAATGCTTGAAGCAGGTATCGACGGTATTGTTAATAAGATTGACCCTGGTGAACCTATTGAGCTAGACATTTATAAAATGAGCGAAGAGGAAAGGGAAGCGAGAGGAATTAAAGTTTTACCAACAAGTTTATGGGAAGCTTACCACACCCTTGAAGAGGATCCCCTAATACTTAATGCTTTAGGCCCTCACGTTAGTGAAAAATTCTTGGAACTTAAATATAAAGAATGGGACGAATACCGCGTACAGGTATTCGGATATGAGCAAAGAAAATATTTGGATATCTAATCCAGATATTGATTTTATTTTTTTTAATTGACCTTTAATGTAGGGAGCTTTTTTTATGTCAGAATCCGAGCATAGAATGATTGAAATCTTAAGGATATTAAGTGAACAGGAAAAGCCAACAGGTTCCAAACTGATTGCTGATGAGCTTAAAAATAAAGGATTTAATCTTGGTGAACGTGCAGTCAGATACCATATGCAAATTTTAGATGAAAAGGGATATACCGAAAGAATAGGAAATTCCGGAAGGAACATAACCGCTCTTGGCCGTGAAAAATTAGAAAAGGGACTGATTTATGACCAGGTAGATTTTATTCATTCAAAATTTGAGGAAATGATTTATTTAACTGACTTTAACTATATGACACAGGAAGGAAACGTGGTTGTAAATACATCGACCATTTATAATGAAGAATCAGTCGATATAATTAAAAGAGTTATTGAAAATGGTCTTTCTGTTAGCCCTTACATCAATTTAAATGATGCCGGCAAGGATGGGAAAATGGAAGTAACAACATTGTGCGGAACCACAATCGACGGGGTACTTCTCAATAAAGGAATCCCTTCACAGCCGCAATATGGAGGGCTTTTAAAAATCGAAGATTCTCAGCCCGTCAGATTCACCGAACTGATATCCTACAAAAAAACATCTGTAACTCCCCTTGATGCATTTTCAGCCAAGGGATTCACATCTGTAATGGATGTTGTTGAAAATGGCGAGGGAATCATACCTGCAAATTTCAGACTGATACCTGGAATAGGACGGCAAAAAGCTATAGAAATCATCAACAGACTGGACAAGATAGGAATCGGAGGAGCATTGGCCATTTCACAGGAAGGAAAAGACATACTAGGAATACCAGTACCTGAAGGAATGGTTGGAATAGCCGTTGTTGGAGGAATTACTCCATTTTGCGCAGTTCAGGAAGAAAACAAATACATTGAAATAAAAATTGCTGAAGAAATCAGGGATTTCAAAACATTATCCCCAATATCCACTAAAATCAGCCCTCTTTTAAAGGAAGCAAAAGCGATTCCCCAACCGAAAATATCATTTTTGCTTTCAAAAACATGGAATCTAATCCAGCAGGTTAATTTTGACATCGAAAAAAGAAAAGGAGACATAATATCCAATGTTTCATACATCAACAGGGATAAAATAGACATTGCCCTAAATATAATGGAAGAAACTTACAACAACAATCCAAAATATATTAATCCATATTATAAACTCATAAATCATCCAACAGATGATTCAAAAATAGGGCTGGCGACAATCTGCAGTTTAAGCATCGACGGAATTTTAATAGACAATGGAATAATGAGCACACCGAAATACGGAGGTTTGCTCGAACTAACAGAACCTCCATTGTTCATTGATTTAATCTCATATAACGGATCAACAGAAGATCCGCATAAAATCTTTTTGGCTAAAAATAGAACAGCAATAAGTGCAAACAATCATCCGAACAAGATTTTAGCCAGCTTTAAGGAAATTCCGTATATATCCCGCGAATATTGTGTCCATCTTTTAGATGTCCTAAACAATATAGGATTTTCAATATATAAAATTGGAAAGCCAAGAGAACTGACATACAATGCAAAAGCAGACAATTATAACTTTGGTATTGTGACAGGCAGCGGTTTAAACACAATCGGTGCAATCAAAGAAAAAGGAATAGACGTTGAAGTTAAAGCCATTGAAAAACTACTGCCTTTTGAAAAAATGGACAGGTTGTAACTAAAGTACAGTTACTTCCACTTTTTCACCATCACCAGGATAATGTATAAATTCGATTATGTCATCTTCAACTTCATAAACATCAATTTCAACTGTAGAACCTAAACTGCTTTCATCAAGAGAAATCAACATTTTAAAGCCGGGTTTTCCAAAATACTCGGAAAAATCCATATTTAGGATTTCTCCTTCGGCAAAAATCCTGTTATATGAAATTTCAAGCCTATCATGAATTTTTACATTTTCTTTTAAATAATTTACAGCTTCACTAACAGTTAATTTTAATACTTTCATGATAATCAACCTCGAAATATAATATTAAACTACTAGTATATAAACTTGTTTGCATATTTACGAACAAAATTATTTTTCAATGAAGCATCATCAAAAAAATAAACATTGAAAAAAGAGAAAATTATAAAACTTCAATAATAAGTTCCTTATCGCCACAGATATGGCGCATTTCAAGCAACTCGTCTTCAATTTCACTGAAATCGATTTCAACTGCCTGATTTAAAATTTCACCATTTAATTGAAGACTAACCCTATAACCTTCACCGGTTTGTTCATCTTCTTCAGTAAAACCTAAAACTTCACCAGGAGCAAAAATACGGTTGTAAGAAATTTCTAAAGTGTCGCCAACTTCAACATTATTTTTAACATAATCCAATGCGTCATCAAAACTCATTTCAACTTCTTCTACCATTTTATCAACCTATAGTCATTAAAAAAAAAAGAAAAGAGAGGAATTATAAATTCCTGTATTCTCTAATTGAAGTATATTCGTCGTCGAGTTCGCCGTAAGATGCTAATTTTTCTTTATTAGCTTCAGCGTCTAAGTAAAGGTTACCTTTACCGTTAAGACCAATATCTCCAGTATATTTAATATATTTACCTTCGAATGTGATTCCGTCAACTTCAGGATTTACAACGATACCATCGAGAACGAATCCTTCGAGTAATCTTCCAAGGAATCCGTGAATAATGATGTTACCGTTTTTCATTTGGCCTCCAGGCCAACGGTTAACGTCACCGTCAATTTCGATAATACCTTTGGTCATGTGAATACCGGCCAAGATATCACAGTTACCTTTAACGTGAATTCTTCCACCAGTTAAACATTCACCACATTGTTTACCGGCATTACCACCGACAACAATTTGTCCACCAGTCATACCTCTCCATTCACCGATGTAGGAAGCACCAGTGAATTCTTTGGTATTACCTTCAATTTCAAGGTATCCGCCAGACATTTCTCTTCCAGCGTGAGCAGCAGCATCCCCTTTAACAAGAATGGATCCGCCAGACATTTCAGCACCTA
Coding sequences:
- the glnA gene encoding type I glutamate--ammonia ligase gives rise to the protein MSDIPEEKIEKITEKMREDNIKFIRLQFVDINGTVKNIVIPFKPGDDLNELFNEGMLFDGSSIAGFVGVNDSDLVLKPDINTYSRLSWKPEESATCRFICDVWTPEKKPFAGDPRGVLKKSLSHIAKRGLKYNIGPEPEFFIVDIDENGYPLPYDEAGYFDVEPLDKGPDFRRELTLNLEDLDFEVEASHHEVAPGQNEIAFKFKDALKTADAVITFKQAIKAIVDNMATFDQLDYRVTFMPKPFFGVSGSGMHCHQSVFKGDKNLFSDPDSETGLSKDAIHFMGGLLKHAPAITAITNPIVNSYKRLVPGYEAPVYRAYGFRNRSALIRVPAARGKATRIEYRSPDPACNPYLAFTVMLEAGIDGIVNKIDPGEPIELDIYKMSEEEREARGIKVLPTSLWEAYHTLEEDPLILNALGPHVSEKFLELKYKEWDEYRVQVFGYEQRKYLDI
- a CDS encoding DUF128 domain-containing protein; this encodes MSESEHRMIEILRILSEQEKPTGSKLIADELKNKGFNLGERAVRYHMQILDEKGYTERIGNSGRNITALGREKLEKGLIYDQVDFIHSKFEEMIYLTDFNYMTQEGNVVVNTSTIYNEESVDIIKRVIENGLSVSPYINLNDAGKDGKMEVTTLCGTTIDGVLLNKGIPSQPQYGGLLKIEDSQPVRFTELISYKKTSVTPLDAFSAKGFTSVMDVVENGEGIIPANFRLIPGIGRQKAIEIINRLDKIGIGGALAISQEGKDILGIPVPEGMVGIAVVGGITPFCAVQEENKYIEIKIAEEIRDFKTLSPISTKISPLLKEAKAIPQPKISFLLSKTWNLIQQVNFDIEKRKGDIISNVSYINRDKIDIALNIMEETYNNNPKYINPYYKLINHPTDDSKIGLATICSLSIDGILIDNGIMSTPKYGGLLELTEPPLFIDLISYNGSTEDPHKIFLAKNRTAISANNHPNKILASFKEIPYISREYCVHLLDVLNNIGFSIYKIGKPRELTYNAKADNYNFGIVTGSGLNTIGAIKEKGIDVEVKAIEKLLPFEKMDRL
- a CDS encoding DUF2097 domain-containing protein; the protein is MKVLKLTVSEAVNYLKENVKIHDRLEISYNRIFAEGEILNMDFSEYFGKPGFKMLISLDESSLGSTVEIDVYEVEDDIIEFIHYPGDGEKVEVTVL
- a CDS encoding DUF2097 domain-containing protein, translated to MVEEVEMSFDDALDYVKNNVEVGDTLEISYNRIFAPGEVLGFTEEDEQTGEGYRVSLQLNGEILNQAVEIDFSEIEDELLEMRHICGDKELIIEVL
- a CDS encoding formylmethanofuran dehydrogenase subunit C; protein product: MFNLKTITFDQIKTSSIALEFDELIPDEIYSWTEADFAKYGVPIGNSRFPITDFFDITIEGEANGPDEVEMILNGDLNRVKYIGCKMSGGKIVCNSSVDLHVGAEMSGGSILVKGDAAAHAGREMSGGYLEIEGNTKEFTGASYIGEWRGMTGGQIVVGGNAGKQCGECLTGGRIHVKGNCDILAGIHMTKGIIEIDGDVNRWPGGQMKNGNIIIHGFLGRLLEGFVLDGIVVNPEVDGITFEGKYIKYTGDIGLNGKGNLYLDAEANKEKLASYGELDDEYTSIREYRNL